One part of the Streptomyces sp. NBC_00286 genome encodes these proteins:
- a CDS encoding Na+/H+ antiporter, whose product MHVMPLLLLIAGCAAVAGVARRTPVPPPLLLVTMGLAVSYVPWVPEYELDPEVVLPLLLPPLLYTAATDSSYLDLRAHIRPVALLSVGYVLFATLVVGWAAYLIVPDLPLTAALVLGAVVAPPDAVAATAVARRVGLPSRLTTILQGESLVNDATAITAFKVALAAAVGEGASWAGGIGEFLLAALGGVGIGLLLMVPIHWLRTHLKEALLQNTLSLLIPFFAYAVAEQVHASGVLAVVVVALYLGHRSWQVDFATRLQEEAVWKMVAFILESAVFALIGLQLPIVLQGLGEYEGIRAVWYAVALFLVVVAARFVWVYPATFLPRMLFRRIREREEDPTWKGPFIVGWAGMRGVVSLAIAFSIPLTMHGGEDFPGRNLILFLTFTTVIGTLVVQGLTLPPLIKWLKLPGRDAQAETLAEANAQAQASRVAEQRLDALLEDERNALPPPLAERLRSVLERRRNAVWERLGSVNPVTGESVDDTYRRLSREMIGAEREVFVKLRDGRYIDDEMLRTLLRRLDLEEAAAYRESAT is encoded by the coding sequence ATGCATGTGATGCCTCTGTTGCTGCTGATCGCGGGCTGTGCCGCGGTGGCCGGTGTGGCCCGCCGCACCCCGGTCCCGCCGCCCCTGCTGCTCGTCACGATGGGCCTGGCCGTCTCGTACGTCCCCTGGGTGCCCGAGTACGAACTCGACCCCGAAGTGGTGCTGCCGCTGCTGCTTCCCCCGCTGCTGTACACGGCGGCGACCGACAGCTCGTATCTCGATCTGCGGGCGCACATACGGCCCGTGGCGCTGCTGTCGGTGGGCTACGTGCTGTTCGCGACGCTCGTCGTCGGCTGGGCCGCGTATCTGATCGTGCCCGACCTGCCGCTCACCGCGGCCCTGGTGCTCGGCGCGGTGGTGGCGCCGCCGGACGCGGTGGCGGCGACGGCCGTCGCCCGCCGGGTCGGGCTGCCCTCGCGGCTCACCACGATCCTGCAGGGTGAGTCCCTGGTGAACGACGCGACCGCGATCACCGCCTTCAAGGTGGCGCTCGCCGCCGCCGTCGGGGAGGGCGCGTCCTGGGCGGGCGGGATCGGCGAGTTCCTTCTCGCGGCGCTCGGCGGGGTCGGGATCGGGCTCCTGTTGATGGTGCCGATCCACTGGCTGCGTACGCATCTCAAGGAGGCGCTGCTGCAAAACACGCTCTCCTTGTTGATCCCTTTCTTCGCGTATGCGGTCGCCGAACAGGTGCACGCCTCCGGAGTGCTCGCCGTTGTCGTCGTCGCCCTCTATCTCGGGCATCGCTCCTGGCAGGTCGATTTCGCCACTCGGCTCCAGGAGGAGGCGGTGTGGAAGATGGTCGCGTTCATCCTGGAGTCGGCGGTCTTCGCGTTGATCGGTCTGCAACTGCCGATCGTTCTGCAGGGGCTCGGGGAGTACGAGGGCATCCGCGCCGTCTGGTACGCGGTGGCCCTCTTCCTGGTGGTCGTCGCGGCCCGCTTCGTATGGGTGTATCCCGCGACGTTCCTGCCGCGCATGCTGTTCCGGCGGATCCGGGAGCGGGAGGAGGACCCCACCTGGAAGGGGCCCTTCATCGTCGGCTGGGCCGGCATGCGGGGTGTCGTCTCGCTCGCCATCGCGTTCTCGATCCCGCTGACCATGCACGGCGGCGAGGATTTCCCAGGCCGGAATCTCATCCTCTTCCTGACCTTCACGACGGTCATCGGGACGCTGGTCGTGCAGGGGCTGACGCTGCCCCCGCTGATCAAGTGGCTGAAGCTGCCCGGACGTGACGCACAGGCGGAGACGCTCGCGGAGGCGAACGCCCAGGCGCAGGCCTCCCGGGTCGCCGAGCAGCGCCTGGACGCACTCCTCGAGGACGAGCGCAACGCTCTGCCGCCCCCGCTCGCCGAGCGCCTCCGCTCGGTCCTGGAGCGGCGCCGCAACGCCGTGTGGGAGCGGCTCGGCTCGGTGAACCCGGTGACCGGGGAGTCTGTGGACGACACGTATCGCCGTCTGTCGCGCGAGATGATCGGCGCCGAGCGGGAGGTGTTCGTGAAGCTGCGCGACGGTCGCTATATCGACGACGAGATGCTGCGGACGTTGCTGCGGCGGCTAGATCTGGAGGAGGCGGCTGCCTATCGGGAGTCGGCGACCTGA
- a CDS encoding UBP-type zinc finger domain-containing protein encodes MKQCTHTASLPRPEPGPLSETCVECRAAGTHPVQLRLCLDCGHVGCCDTSPMRHATEHHKETGHPMMRSLEPGESWRWCFVDHVIV; translated from the coding sequence ATGAAACAGTGCACGCACACCGCTTCGCTGCCGCGTCCGGAACCCGGACCGCTCAGCGAGACCTGCGTCGAGTGTCGTGCCGCGGGCACGCACCCGGTGCAGCTGCGGCTGTGTCTGGACTGCGGTCACGTAGGCTGCTGCGACACGTCGCCGATGCGGCATGCGACGGAGCACCACAAGGAGACGGGACACCCGATGATGCGCTCGCTCGAGCCCGGTGAGAGCTGGCGATGGTGCTTCGTCGACCACGTCATCGTGTGA
- a CDS encoding anti-sigma regulatory factor, giving the protein MSQFAGEPATQDFVEVRLPAAGAYLSVLRTATAGLAARLDFTLDEIEDLRIAVDEACAILLQQAVPGSVLSCVFRLIDDSLEVTVSAPTTDGHAPSRDTFAWTVLSALAGKVSSSVADDKTVSISLYKQRGAGPGPA; this is encoded by the coding sequence GTGTCCCAGTTCGCAGGCGAGCCCGCGACCCAGGACTTCGTCGAAGTCCGGCTGCCGGCTGCGGGTGCCTACCTGTCGGTGCTGCGTACGGCCACGGCCGGACTCGCGGCGCGTTTGGACTTCACCCTCGACGAGATCGAGGACCTGCGCATCGCGGTCGACGAGGCCTGCGCGATCCTGCTGCAGCAGGCCGTGCCCGGCTCCGTCCTCAGCTGTGTCTTCCGCCTGATCGACGACTCGCTGGAGGTGACGGTCTCGGCCCCGACCACCGACGGCCACGCGCCTTCGCGGGACACGTTCGCCTGGACCGTGCTGTCGGCCTTGGCGGGCAAGGTGTCCTCCTCGGTCGCCGACGACAAGACCGTTTCGATCAGCCTCTACAAACAGCGCGGCGCGGGACCCGGGCCGGCGTGA
- a CDS encoding RNA polymerase sigma factor SigF, translating into MRNGDGPVRDEERGTRELPAEGAGGLSGPRRTAAEGADGIPEQQARPHPEDDSSAAGAPLIGVPGGSPGTESGGAPPEGRLRVTGGTMSEQHEQHERNSGGAAEGATGVQHVQHVQHDPHDRSGARAKFIELRKLPDGSPEYAELRNQLVRMHLPLVEHLARRFRNRGEPLDDLTQVATIGLIKSVDRFDPERGVEFSTYATPTVVGEIKRHFRDKGWAVRVPRRLQELRLALTTATAELSQQHGRSPTVHELAEKLAISEEEVLEGLESANAYSTLSLDVPDTDDESPAVADTLGAEDEALEGVEYRESLKPLLEDLPPREKRILLLRFFANMTQSQIAQEVGISQMHVSRLLARTLAQLREKLLVEE; encoded by the coding sequence GTGAGGAATGGGGACGGGCCGGTGCGGGACGAAGAGCGCGGCACACGAGAACTTCCCGCTGAGGGCGCCGGCGGCCTGAGCGGGCCCCGGCGTACGGCGGCGGAGGGTGCCGACGGCATCCCCGAGCAGCAGGCCCGGCCGCACCCGGAGGACGACTCCTCGGCGGCCGGGGCGCCTCTGATCGGGGTCCCAGGGGGATCTCCCGGGACGGAGTCTGGGGGAGCGCCCCCGGAAGGGCGGCTGCGGGTGACAGGCGGGACTATGAGCGAGCAGCACGAGCAGCATGAGCGGAACTCGGGCGGCGCCGCCGAAGGCGCCACGGGCGTACAGCACGTACAGCACGTACAGCACGACCCGCACGACCGCAGCGGGGCTCGGGCCAAGTTCATCGAGCTGCGCAAACTGCCGGACGGCAGCCCGGAGTACGCGGAGCTGCGCAACCAACTGGTCCGGATGCATCTCCCGCTCGTCGAGCATCTCGCGCGCCGCTTCCGCAACCGCGGCGAGCCGCTGGACGACCTCACGCAGGTCGCCACCATCGGCCTGATCAAGTCGGTCGACCGCTTCGACCCGGAGCGCGGCGTCGAGTTCTCCACGTACGCGACGCCGACGGTCGTCGGTGAGATCAAGCGGCACTTCCGCGACAAGGGCTGGGCCGTGCGCGTCCCGCGCCGGCTCCAGGAACTGCGCCTGGCGCTCACCACGGCGACCGCGGAGCTCTCGCAGCAGCACGGCCGCTCCCCCACCGTGCACGAGCTGGCCGAGAAGCTGGCCATCTCGGAGGAGGAGGTCCTGGAGGGCCTGGAGTCCGCCAACGCGTACTCCACGCTCTCCCTGGACGTCCCCGACACGGACGACGAGTCCCCCGCGGTCGCCGACACCCTCGGCGCCGAGGACGAGGCCCTGGAGGGCGTCGAGTACCGCGAGTCCCTGAAGCCGCTCCTGGAGGATCTGCCACCGCGCGAGAAGCGGATCCTGCTGCTGCGCTTCTTCGCGAACATGACCCAGTCGCAGATCGCCCAGGAGGTAGGCATCTCCCAGATGCACGTCTCCCGCCTCCTGGCCAGAACACTGGCCCAGCTGCGGGAGAAACTGCTCGTCGAGGAGTAA
- a CDS encoding diacylglycerol/lipid kinase family protein, translating into MRALLVVNPAATTTSARTRDVLIHALASEMKLEAVTTEYRGHARDLGRQAAESKDIELVVALGGDGTVNEVVNGLLHQGPDPDRLPRLAVVPGGSTNVFARALGLPNEPVEATGALLDALRDGTERTVGLGIAAGTPGTDDEAVPSRWFTFCAGFGFDAGVIGRVEQQRERGKRSTHALYLRQAMRQFLDEPHRRHGMITLERSGEDPVSDLVMSIVCNTSPWTYLGNRPVYASPKASFETGLDVLGLSRMSTAAVARYATQLLTSSPERGPHGKHALSLHDLTDFTLHSKVPLPLQMDGDHLGLRTSVTFTGVRRALRVIV; encoded by the coding sequence ATGCGTGCACTTCTCGTGGTCAATCCGGCAGCTACTACCACCAGCGCACGCACGCGTGACGTCCTGATCCACGCCCTCGCTAGCGAGATGAAGCTCGAGGCGGTCACCACCGAGTACCGCGGGCACGCCAGGGACCTCGGCCGGCAGGCGGCGGAGAGCAAGGACATAGAGCTGGTCGTGGCCCTCGGCGGCGACGGCACGGTCAACGAGGTCGTGAACGGCCTGCTGCACCAAGGCCCCGATCCGGACCGTCTGCCCCGCCTCGCCGTGGTCCCCGGCGGCTCCACCAACGTCTTCGCCCGCGCCCTGGGCCTGCCCAACGAGCCCGTGGAGGCGACAGGCGCCCTGCTCGACGCGCTGCGCGACGGCACGGAACGCACGGTCGGCCTCGGTATCGCGGCCGGCACTCCGGGCACGGACGACGAGGCGGTTCCGTCCCGCTGGTTCACGTTCTGCGCGGGCTTCGGCTTCGACGCGGGCGTCATAGGACGGGTCGAGCAGCAGCGTGAGCGCGGCAAGCGCTCCACGCACGCCCTTTATCTGCGCCAGGCGATGCGCCAGTTCCTGGACGAGCCCCATCGGCGGCACGGCATGATCACCCTGGAGCGGTCCGGTGAGGATCCTGTGTCCGACTTGGTGATGTCGATCGTCTGCAATACCTCGCCTTGGACGTATCTCGGCAATCGCCCGGTGTATGCGTCACCTAAGGCCTCGTTCGAAACCGGCCTCGACGTACTGGGTCTCAGCCGGATGTCCACGGCTGCGGTCGCCCGATATGCCACGCAGTTGCTCACTTCGTCCCCCGAGCGGGGGCCCCATGGAAAGCACGCCCTCTCCCTGCACGACCTGACGGACTTCACCTTGCATTCGAAGGTGCCACTCCCCCTTCAGATGGACGGCGACCATCTGGGACTGCGTACGAGCGTGACGTTCACAGGCGTTCGCCGTGCACTGCGTGTGATTGTGTGA
- a CDS encoding WhiB family transcriptional regulator — protein sequence MDWRHNAVCREEDPELFFPIGNTGPALLQIEEAKAVCRRCPVMEQCLQWALESGQDSGVWGGLSEDERRAMKRRAARNRARQASA from the coding sequence ATGGACTGGCGTCACAACGCCGTTTGCCGCGAGGAAGACCCCGAGCTCTTCTTCCCCATCGGCAACACCGGTCCTGCGCTGCTGCAGATCGAGGAAGCCAAGGCCGTCTGCCGCCGCTGCCCCGTCATGGAGCAGTGCCTGCAGTGGGCGCTCGAGTCCGGCCAGGACTCCGGCGTCTGGGGTGGTCTCAGCGAGGACGAGCGCCGCGCCATGAAGCGCCGCGCCGCCCGCAACCGGGCCCGTCAGGCCTCCGCCTGA
- a CDS encoding sensor histidine kinase: protein MNDLVRQHTALGDSDLEWLHLLVSEWQLLSDLSFADLVLWVPTRDGTRYVSVAQMRPNTGPTSYQDDMVGHLVPRGRRPMLDAAHDEGRIVREGDPEWREEVPVRVESIPVSREGRVLGVIARNTNLLTVRTPSRLELTYLQSASDLAQMIAAGSFPFPNQQVDMDASPRVGDGLIRLDADGVVQYASPNALSAYHRLGLAADLVGHHLGKTTAELAPSRGPVDEALAKVASGWAPREFEIESDDGVIQLRAIPLKPKGTRVGSLVLLRDVTELRRRERELITKDATIREIHHRVKNNLQTVAALLRLQARRIDSDKGREALEEAVRRVGSIAIVHETLSQNLDERVEFDEIADRVLAMVAEISPGKVTGRRTGRFGILDAEVATPLSMVLTEVLQNALEHGFREGDRGTVEVSAVRGGTTKQTRLLVTVQDDGIGLPPGFDPKRSGNLGLQIVRTLVEGELGGTFDMVPAPDRGTQVILDIPVRSH from the coding sequence ATGAACGACCTCGTCCGCCAGCACACCGCCCTCGGTGACTCCGATCTCGAGTGGCTCCACCTGCTGGTCTCGGAGTGGCAGCTTCTCTCCGACCTCTCCTTCGCCGACCTCGTCCTGTGGGTCCCCACGCGTGACGGCACCCGGTACGTCTCGGTCGCCCAGATGCGCCCCAACACCGGCCCCACCTCGTACCAGGACGACATGGTCGGCCACCTCGTCCCCCGCGGCCGCCGCCCCATGCTGGACGCCGCCCACGACGAGGGCCGGATCGTGCGCGAGGGCGACCCGGAGTGGCGCGAGGAGGTCCCCGTACGGGTCGAGTCCATCCCCGTGAGCAGGGAGGGCCGCGTCCTGGGCGTCATCGCCCGCAACACCAACCTGCTCACCGTGCGCACCCCTTCACGCCTCGAACTGACCTATCTCCAGAGCGCTTCCGACCTCGCGCAGATGATCGCGGCGGGTTCCTTCCCGTTCCCGAACCAGCAGGTCGACATGGACGCCTCGCCCCGGGTGGGCGACGGCCTGATCCGGCTGGACGCGGACGGCGTCGTCCAGTACGCCTCGCCGAACGCGCTGTCCGCGTACCACCGCCTCGGCCTCGCCGCCGACCTCGTCGGCCACCACCTCGGCAAGACCACCGCCGAACTCGCCCCGTCCCGCGGCCCGGTGGACGAGGCCCTGGCCAAGGTCGCCAGTGGCTGGGCGCCCCGCGAGTTCGAGATCGAGAGCGACGACGGGGTGATCCAGCTCCGCGCGATCCCGCTCAAACCCAAGGGCACGCGGGTCGGTTCACTCGTACTCCTGCGGGATGTCACCGAACTCCGGCGCCGCGAGCGCGAGTTGATCACCAAGGACGCGACCATCCGGGAGATCCACCACCGGGTGAAGAACAACCTCCAGACGGTCGCGGCCCTGCTGCGGCTCCAGGCCCGCCGCATCGACTCCGACAAGGGCCGCGAAGCCCTCGAGGAAGCGGTACGCCGCGTCGGATCGATCGCGATCGTGCACGAGACGCTCTCTCAGAACCTGGACGAGCGTGTGGAGTTCGACGAAATCGCCGACCGCGTCCTCGCCATGGTGGCCGAGATCTCACCGGGCAAGGTGACGGGCCGGCGCACCGGCCGCTTCGGCATCCTCGACGCCGAGGTCGCCACCCCGCTCTCCATGGTCCTCACAGAGGTCCTGCAGAACGCCCTGGAACACGGCTTCCGCGAAGGCGACCGCGGCACAGTAGAAGTCTCGGCAGTCCGCGGCGGCACCACCAAGCAGACCCGCCTCCTGGTAACCGTCCAGGACGACGGCATAGGCCTCCCCCCAGGCTTCGACCCCAAACGCTCGGGCAACTTGGGCCTACAGATCGTAAGAACCCTGGTGGAAGGCGAGTTGGGCGGAACGTTCGACATGGTCCCGGCCCCGGACCGAGGCACGCAAGTGATCCTGGACATCCCGGTCCGATCACACTGA
- the nagB gene encoding glucosamine-6-phosphate deaminase, which produces MEVVIVPDAAAGGELIAEAMAELLRRKPDALLGVATGSTPLPVYEALAAKVRAGAVDVSRARIAQLDEYVGLPAEHPESYRSVLRRQVLEPLGLEAKAFMGPDGTASDIRAACEAYDKALEDTGGVDLQLLGIGTDGHIGFNEPCSSLASRTRIKTLTEQTRIDNARFFDGDIEQVPHHVITQGIGTILDARHLVLLATGEGKADAVAATVEGPVAAVCPASALQLHPHATVVVDEAAAAKLKLADYFRHTYANKPGWQGI; this is translated from the coding sequence GTGGAAGTTGTCATCGTTCCTGACGCCGCGGCGGGTGGCGAGCTCATCGCCGAGGCCATGGCGGAGCTGCTCAGGCGCAAGCCCGACGCCCTGCTCGGGGTGGCCACCGGGTCGACGCCGTTGCCCGTTTACGAGGCGTTGGCGGCGAAGGTGCGCGCCGGGGCCGTGGATGTCTCGCGGGCTCGGATCGCGCAGCTCGACGAATACGTGGGGCTGCCGGCCGAGCATCCGGAGTCGTACCGTTCCGTGCTGCGGAGGCAGGTGCTGGAGCCGCTCGGGCTGGAAGCCAAGGCCTTCATGGGGCCGGACGGGACGGCGTCGGACATACGGGCGGCCTGCGAGGCGTACGACAAGGCGCTCGAAGACACGGGTGGCGTCGATCTCCAGTTGCTCGGCATAGGGACCGACGGGCACATCGGCTTCAACGAGCCCTGCTCGTCGCTCGCCTCGCGTACGCGGATCAAGACGCTGACCGAGCAGACCCGCATCGACAACGCGCGCTTCTTCGACGGGGACATCGAGCAGGTTCCGCATCACGTCATCACGCAGGGCATCGGCACCATTCTCGACGCCCGGCACCTGGTGCTGCTCGCCACCGGCGAGGGCAAGGCGGACGCGGTGGCGGCGACGGTGGAGGGGCCGGTCGCCGCGGTGTGCCCCGCCTCGGCGTTGCAGCTCCACCCGCATGCGACGGTCGTCGTCGACGAGGCCGCCGCGGCCAAGCTGAAGCTCGCCGACTACTTCCGGCACACCTACGCCAACAAGCCGGGGTGGCAGGGCATATAG
- a CDS encoding helix-turn-helix transcriptional regulator, which translates to MSEQVHNRLAMVRAERKVSRQSLAEAVGAHYQTIGYIERGQYNPSLDLALKISKFFNLPVEALFSLEPFRPLTDEVYGRNQP; encoded by the coding sequence ATGAGCGAGCAGGTGCACAACAGGCTGGCCATGGTGCGCGCCGAACGGAAGGTGTCGCGCCAGAGCCTGGCCGAGGCAGTGGGAGCCCACTACCAGACCATCGGCTATATCGAGCGGGGGCAGTACAACCCGAGCCTCGACCTGGCACTGAAGATCTCGAAGTTCTTCAATCTGCCGGTCGAGGCCCTGTTCTCCCTCGAACCGTTCCGGCCGCTCACGGACGAGGTCTACGGGAGGAACCAGCCATGA